One genomic region from Mesorhizobium terrae encodes:
- a CDS encoding CYTH domain-containing protein: protein MAKEVERKFLVRDEGWRKAVERSVSIIQFYLAISSERSIRLRISDGRAAKLTLKFGSDMRIRDEFEYPVPLAEAREMMGFAVGNVIRKVRHHVRHRGYVYEVDVFNSTLDGLVVAELETKDIVPDDKLPAWLGREVTGELRYSNASLALNGFPELVT, encoded by the coding sequence ATGGCCAAGGAAGTCGAACGCAAGTTTCTCGTGAGAGACGAGGGGTGGCGCAAGGCGGTGGAGCGCAGCGTCTCCATCATCCAGTTTTACCTGGCCATCTCCTCCGAACGCTCGATCCGTCTGCGCATCAGCGATGGCCGCGCCGCCAAGCTGACGCTGAAATTCGGCTCGGACATGAGGATACGCGACGAATTCGAATATCCGGTGCCGCTGGCCGAGGCCCGCGAGATGATGGGTTTTGCCGTCGGCAACGTCATCCGCAAGGTTCGCCACCATGTTCGCCACCGCGGTTATGTCTACGAGGTCGACGTGTTCAACTCGACGCTGGACGGGCTGGTGGTGGCCGAGCTGGAAACCAAGGACATCGTGCCCGACGACAAGCTGCCGGCCTGGCTCGGGCGCGAGGTGACCGGCGAGCTCCGCTACTCCAACGCCTCGCTGGCGCTGAATGGCTTTCCCGAGCTGGTGACGTGA
- a CDS encoding alpha/beta hydrolase — protein MSSLPTIVLVHGFWGGAAHWSKAIIELTKLGHTGLHAVEVPLTSLADDAERTRKMVRQIDGPVVLVGHSYGGAVITEAGDLPNVAGLVYIAAFAPDAGESPGGISQAKAPAAFPNIAPDSDGYLWIKPDKFHESFCQDLTADEALVMAVTQKAPLGSTFGDNITAPAWKKKPVWYQVSSEDRMIHPENQKMMSQRMKPRKIVELNASHASLASKPREVAALIDEAARSAA, from the coding sequence ATGTCTTCGCTGCCCACTATCGTTTTGGTTCATGGTTTCTGGGGCGGTGCCGCCCATTGGAGCAAGGCAATTATCGAGCTTACCAAGCTTGGGCACACCGGCCTGCATGCCGTCGAAGTGCCGCTGACCTCGCTCGCCGACGATGCCGAACGCACGCGCAAGATGGTCAGGCAGATTGACGGGCCGGTGGTTCTGGTCGGCCATTCTTATGGCGGCGCGGTCATCACCGAGGCGGGCGACCTGCCCAATGTGGCAGGGCTGGTCTACATCGCCGCTTTCGCGCCGGATGCCGGCGAAAGCCCCGGCGGCATCAGCCAGGCCAAGGCGCCGGCCGCCTTCCCGAACATCGCCCCCGACAGCGACGGCTATCTCTGGATCAAGCCCGACAAGTTCCATGAGAGCTTCTGCCAGGATCTGACCGCCGACGAGGCGCTGGTGATGGCGGTGACGCAGAAGGCGCCGCTCGGCTCGACCTTTGGCGACAACATCACCGCGCCAGCCTGGAAAAAGAAGCCGGTCTGGTACCAGGTGTCGTCGGAAGACCGCATGATCCACCCCGAAAACCAGAAGATGATGTCGCAACGCATGAAGCCGAGGAAGATCGTCGAGCTGAACGCCAGCCACGCCTCGCTGGCATCGAAGCCGAGGGAAGTTGCGGCACTGATCGACGAAGCCGCGCGCAGCGCCGCCTGA
- a CDS encoding ABC transporter ATP-binding protein: protein MYAIDVKNLVKRFGDRTVVDHVTMSVAEGEIVGFLGPNGSGKTTTIRMMCGLLTPDEGDGTVLGHDLRTESLKIKHEVGYMTQRFSFYEDLTIAENLEFVARLYRLKPLEDHIGATLEELGLTTRRNQLAGTLSGGWKQRLALAACIMHKPRLLLLDEPTAGVDPKARREFWDEIHRLAHGGLTVLVSTHYMDEAERCHRISYISYGKLIATGTVAEVVANAGLTTFIVAGPRLDRLSAELTGRPGVDQVAPFGATLHVVGSDRAALERALADVEKTHDGVTVMPGETSLEDVFIQFMAGSKDNMS, encoded by the coding sequence ATGTACGCCATCGACGTCAAGAACCTGGTCAAGCGCTTCGGCGACCGCACCGTGGTCGACCATGTCACCATGAGCGTGGCCGAGGGCGAGATCGTCGGTTTCCTCGGTCCCAACGGCTCGGGCAAGACCACCACCATCCGCATGATGTGCGGGCTGCTCACCCCCGACGAGGGCGACGGCACCGTTCTCGGCCACGACCTCAGGACCGAAAGCCTGAAGATCAAGCACGAGGTCGGCTACATGACGCAGCGCTTCTCGTTCTACGAGGACCTGACGATTGCCGAAAACCTCGAATTCGTCGCCCGCCTCTACCGGCTGAAACCGCTGGAGGACCATATCGGCGCGACGCTGGAGGAACTCGGCCTGACCACCCGGCGCAACCAGCTGGCCGGCACGCTGTCTGGCGGCTGGAAGCAGCGGCTGGCGCTCGCCGCCTGCATCATGCACAAGCCGCGCCTGCTTTTGCTGGACGAGCCGACCGCCGGCGTCGATCCCAAGGCGCGGCGCGAGTTCTGGGACGAAATCCATCGCCTCGCCCATGGCGGACTGACCGTGCTGGTCTCCACCCATTACATGGACGAGGCCGAGCGCTGCCACCGCATCTCCTACATTTCCTACGGCAAGCTGATCGCCACCGGCACCGTGGCCGAAGTGGTGGCCAATGCCGGGCTCACCACCTTCATCGTCGCGGGACCCCGCCTCGACCGCCTTTCCGCCGAGCTTACCGGCCGGCCGGGCGTCGACCAGGTGGCGCCGTTCGGCGCGACTCTGCATGTCGTCGGTTCCGACCGCGCAGCACTCGAGCGCGCCCTGGCCGATGTCGAGAAGACGCATGACGGCGTGACGGTGATGCCCGGCGAAACCAGCCTGGAAGACGTCTTCATCCAGTTCATGGCCGGCTCGAAGGACAATATGTCGTGA
- a CDS encoding phosphatase PAP2 family protein: MRKTLSSLFDKIEFPVLLAGIVVAGGLWGFLELMEVARDVAPHTFDTQILLAFREAGNPSNPIGSPRLEGAVRDITALGSAVVLILITAATIIYFLLIKRWGTAFFVLATVGGGQILSSLLKIGIDRPRPDLVSKLAVETSLSFPSGHAMLAAVTYLTLGTLAARFLPGRVTKIYVFVLAVLVTLMVGVSRLYLGVHWPSDVLAGWCAGFAWAMLCWLAARFLPRGKNGDEEPS; the protein is encoded by the coding sequence ATGCGAAAGACCCTTTCTTCCCTCTTCGACAAGATCGAGTTCCCCGTTCTTCTGGCCGGCATCGTCGTGGCCGGCGGGCTGTGGGGCTTTCTCGAACTGATGGAGGTGGCCCGCGACGTCGCCCCGCACACATTCGACACGCAGATCCTGCTCGCCTTCCGCGAAGCCGGCAACCCGAGCAATCCGATCGGTTCGCCTCGGCTGGAGGGTGCGGTACGCGACATCACAGCGCTCGGCAGCGCCGTAGTGCTGATACTGATCACCGCCGCCACCATCATCTATTTCCTGCTCATCAAGCGATGGGGCACCGCTTTCTTCGTGCTGGCAACGGTCGGCGGCGGCCAAATCCTGTCCAGCCTGCTCAAGATCGGCATCGACCGGCCGCGCCCCGATCTGGTCTCGAAGCTCGCGGTCGAGACGTCGCTGTCCTTCCCCTCCGGCCACGCCATGCTAGCCGCCGTCACCTATCTGACGCTCGGCACGCTGGCGGCGCGCTTCCTGCCCGGCCGCGTCACCAAGATCTATGTTTTCGTTCTGGCCGTACTGGTGACGCTGATGGTCGGCGTGTCGCGCCTCTATCTCGGCGTGCACTGGCCGTCCGACGTGCTGGCGGGCTGGTGCGCCGGCTTCGCCTGGGCCATGCTGTGCTGGCTGGCGGCCCGCTTCCTGCCGCGCGGCAAGAACGGCGACGAAGAGCCGAGTTAA
- a CDS encoding DUF1956 domain-containing protein, whose translation MANAPTRPPPSPADMTQTALIHAALKLFGRQGYDGTSTREIAAAAKANIGSIAYHFGGKEGLRAAVADHIVATIQSIAGQALGGLDGPDPASLTPEAARQQLKTVLHGMVAFIVASPDAGEIVQFMLRELAHPTPTLDRIYGGVFEPTHRRLCHIWERATGEPAESESARLAVFSLIGQTVYFRIGREPVMRRMGWKTIGDDEAAKVLAVLNTNLDAMLAARETKR comes from the coding sequence ATGGCCAACGCCCCGACCCGACCGCCGCCCTCGCCCGCCGACATGACGCAGACGGCGCTGATCCACGCGGCGCTGAAGCTGTTCGGCCGGCAAGGCTACGACGGCACGTCGACCCGCGAGATCGCCGCCGCGGCCAAGGCCAATATCGGCTCCATCGCCTATCATTTCGGCGGCAAGGAGGGCCTGCGCGCCGCCGTCGCCGACCATATCGTTGCGACCATCCAGTCGATCGCCGGCCAGGCGCTGGGCGGGCTCGACGGTCCCGACCCGGCATCGCTGACGCCGGAGGCGGCGCGCCAGCAGCTCAAGACCGTGCTGCACGGCATGGTCGCCTTCATCGTCGCCAGCCCCGACGCCGGTGAGATCGTGCAATTCATGCTGCGCGAACTCGCCCATCCGACGCCGACGCTCGACCGCATCTATGGCGGCGTGTTCGAGCCCACGCACCGGCGGCTCTGCCATATCTGGGAACGCGCCACCGGCGAGCCGGCGGAAAGCGAAAGCGCGCGCCTCGCCGTCTTCTCGCTGATCGGCCAGACCGTCTATTTCCGCATCGGCCGCGAGCCGGTGATGCGGCGCATGGGCTGGAAAACGATCGGCGACGACGAGGCGGCCAAGGTGCTGGCCGTGCTGAACACCAATCTCGACGCCATGCTGGCCGCGCGGGAGACGAAGCGATGA
- a CDS encoding helix-turn-helix domain-containing protein — protein MITAAQMRAARALAGIDQKTLAERAGVSLPTIQRMEASDGVVRGVVDTLMKVIQALDEAGVELIGDNQASERGGRGVRLKGSM, from the coding sequence GTGATCACCGCAGCTCAGATGCGTGCGGCGCGGGCACTGGCCGGCATCGACCAGAAGACGCTCGCCGAACGCGCCGGCGTTTCGCTGCCGACCATCCAGCGCATGGAGGCCAGCGACGGCGTGGTGCGGGGCGTGGTCGATACGCTGATGAAGGTCATCCAGGCGCTCGACGAGGCCGGGGTGGAATTGATCGGCGACAACCAGGCCAGCGAACGCGGCGGCAGGGGCGTGCGGCTCAAGGGCTCCATGTAG
- a CDS encoding CHAD domain-containing protein: MSPRLHATLPLASDVTRLLRQEITRALEHLALARAEPEERLHKCRRRLKTVRALLRLVRSGDEAFFAEENARYRDVSARLSGLREASAMVETAERLGRAYPRRAASVAVLRQMLAVRREAAMQDTAAFGTAVDAALAACRHGLLWLGALSLPADADAASTVVVDGAQAGLGRARKAFKRARSRGRDIDFHTLRKAVRAHATQLALLEGLWPERRSARRHRLGVLDKRLGALNDIAVLGALVRRQPPALDLEPEVLADVEKCLKREGKRLRKQCLADAKRLFARDWKRKIVRLTDSLRQRLAATPVTALRAA, encoded by the coding sequence GTGAGCCCGCGCCTGCATGCGACGCTGCCGCTGGCAAGCGACGTGACGCGGCTTCTGAGGCAGGAGATTACCCGTGCGCTGGAGCATCTGGCGCTGGCGCGGGCGGAACCGGAGGAGCGGCTGCACAAATGCCGCCGCCGGCTGAAAACCGTTCGTGCCCTGCTGCGCCTCGTCCGCTCCGGCGACGAAGCCTTCTTTGCCGAGGAGAATGCCCGCTATCGCGATGTCTCGGCGCGGCTTTCGGGGCTGCGCGAGGCGAGCGCCATGGTCGAGACGGCGGAGCGGCTCGGCAGGGCCTATCCGCGGCGGGCAGCATCGGTTGCGGTGCTGCGGCAGATGTTGGCCGTGCGCCGGGAGGCGGCGATGCAGGACACCGCCGCGTTCGGCACCGCAGTCGACGCAGCACTCGCCGCCTGCCGTCATGGCCTGCTGTGGCTCGGCGCGCTTTCCCTGCCGGCCGATGCCGATGCGGCGAGCACCGTTGTCGTAGACGGCGCGCAGGCTGGCCTTGGTCGGGCCCGAAAGGCGTTCAAACGGGCGCGTTCGCGAGGCCGGGACATCGATTTCCACACGCTGCGCAAGGCGGTGAGGGCGCATGCCACCCAGCTTGCCTTGCTGGAAGGGTTGTGGCCGGAGCGGAGATCGGCACGACGCCACCGGCTGGGCGTTCTCGACAAGCGGCTCGGCGCGCTGAACGACATCGCCGTTCTGGGTGCCCTTGTGCGACGGCAGCCGCCGGCGCTGGATCTGGAGCCCGAGGTGCTGGCCGACGTGGAGAAATGCCTGAAGCGCGAAGGCAAGCGGTTGAGGAAGCAATGCCTGGCCGACGCAAAGCGGCTCTTCGCGCGCGATTGGAAGCGCAAGATTGTGCGCTTGACCGACAGTCTGCGGCAGCGGCTTGCCGCCACGCCGGTCACGGCGCTGCGAGCGGCGTAG
- a CDS encoding LytTR family DNA-binding domain-containing protein — protein sequence MHSTLREMQALAFSPRFWGLILLATAVLGVTGPFGTYERLALLPRLAYWLALALATFTIGYAIVRLAGQTLFEGRDAPRLLRALITGAIAGLPIALVVLAFDAAVLSAPMPSPRAALTLFLNCALIAAAISLASVLIAGETSADTVPPAETPTTPAAVDVAPPRPERRPPLLERLPLPSRGRLTRLSMQDHYVEVHTEKGSTLVLMRMADAIGETEGEPGLQIHRSHWVALEAVAGTARRDGKLLLKLKDGTLLPVSRSFSAAVREAGIR from the coding sequence ATGCATTCCACGCTTCGCGAAATGCAGGCTCTCGCCTTCTCGCCGCGCTTCTGGGGGCTGATCCTGCTCGCCACCGCCGTGCTCGGCGTGACCGGTCCGTTCGGCACCTATGAGCGGCTGGCGCTGTTGCCGCGCCTGGCCTACTGGCTGGCGCTGGCGCTCGCCACCTTCACGATCGGCTACGCCATTGTGCGGCTGGCCGGCCAGACATTGTTCGAGGGCCGCGACGCGCCACGGTTACTGCGAGCGCTGATCACCGGCGCGATCGCCGGCCTGCCCATCGCGCTGGTGGTTCTGGCGTTCGACGCGGCGGTTCTGTCGGCGCCAATGCCGTCGCCGCGCGCGGCCTTGACCCTGTTCCTCAACTGCGCGCTGATCGCCGCGGCCATTTCGCTGGCCTCGGTTCTGATCGCCGGCGAGACCAGCGCCGACACCGTGCCACCAGCCGAAACGCCGACCACGCCAGCCGCCGTGGATGTCGCGCCGCCCCGGCCCGAGAGGCGGCCACCGCTGCTCGAACGGTTGCCGCTGCCCTCACGCGGCCGGCTGACACGGCTCTCCATGCAGGATCACTATGTCGAGGTGCACACCGAGAAGGGCTCGACGCTGGTGCTGATGCGCATGGCCGACGCAATCGGCGAAACCGAGGGCGAGCCCGGCCTGCAGATCCACCGCTCGCATTGGGTGGCGCTGGAAGCGGTGGCCGGCACCGCGCGCCGCGACGGCAAGCTGTTGCTGAAGCTGAAGGACGGCACCTTGCTGCCGGTCAGCCGCAGCTTTTCGGCGGCGGTGCGGGAAGCAGGGATCCGCTAG
- a CDS encoding alpha/beta fold hydrolase has product MSWNLDETVATSAGVVAAGRAGSGPALVLAHGWPWSSFSWHRLIPALARHYHVHWYDMPGYGRSEKRAAQRTGLDVQGQVFAEMLAHWRLENPAVVAHDFGGATTLRAHLLHGCDFDRYVLMNVVAMRPWGSAFFDHVGRHVEAFLGLPPHIHRAVVEAYIKGALVTELAPGDFERLVEPWLSEEGRQSFYRQFAEADERYTAEVEPLFGEIRCPVAIIWGEDDPWIPLERGRALHRLVPQASFETLAGVGHLPQLEAPDRVLERLGVFLSGGDAG; this is encoded by the coding sequence ATGTCGTGGAACCTTGATGAGACTGTGGCGACGTCCGCGGGAGTTGTGGCGGCGGGCCGGGCGGGCAGCGGGCCGGCCCTGGTGCTGGCGCATGGCTGGCCGTGGTCGTCCTTCTCCTGGCACCGGCTCATCCCGGCCCTTGCCAGGCACTACCATGTCCACTGGTACGACATGCCGGGCTATGGGCGCTCGGAAAAGCGGGCGGCGCAACGCACCGGGCTCGATGTGCAGGGGCAGGTGTTCGCCGAGATGCTGGCGCATTGGCGCTTGGAGAACCCGGCCGTTGTCGCCCATGATTTCGGTGGCGCGACTACGCTGCGCGCCCACCTTCTGCATGGCTGCGACTTTGATCGTTACGTGCTGATGAATGTCGTTGCCATGCGCCCCTGGGGCTCGGCGTTCTTCGACCATGTCGGCCGCCATGTCGAAGCATTCCTCGGTCTGCCGCCGCACATCCACCGGGCGGTGGTGGAGGCCTATATCAAGGGCGCGCTGGTGACCGAGCTGGCGCCGGGCGATTTCGAACGGCTCGTCGAACCCTGGTTGAGCGAGGAAGGCCGGCAGAGCTTCTACCGGCAGTTCGCCGAGGCCGACGAACGCTATACGGCCGAGGTCGAGCCGCTGTTCGGCGAAATCCGTTGTCCGGTGGCGATCATCTGGGGCGAGGACGACCCCTGGATACCGCTGGAACGAGGCCGGGCGCTGCATCGCCTCGTCCCGCAGGCATCGTTCGAAACGCTGGCCGGCGTCGGCCACCTGCCTCAGCTCGAGGCGCCGGATCGTGTGCTGGAGCGGTTGGGGGTGTTTCTCTCTGGCGGCGATGCGGGATGA
- a CDS encoding HlyD family secretion protein: protein MSLLCSLPLAAQLFSACGPGAPLAVGYVEGDYALLAPIEVAEVKTVSVKRGDRVGPGQPVATLESADAQIAVAQAKAALAQAEAQLADLQVGKRPEEIAVLEASLRSAKAQAADAARTLARTQDLLKRGVATQAQYDDAATQAEVADAAIGQATANLAVGRLPARPETIKAAENQVKQAQTGLEQAEWRLSKRTLQAPAAGRVNDIIRYPGDTAGPSSPVLSVLPDGAVKLTVYVAEPRLSSVKVGGELTVRCDGCPSGLKARVSYVSPDPEFTPPVIYSLENRQKLVYLVEAKPLGNAGPLQPGQIVDVDLASSE, encoded by the coding sequence ATGAGCTTGCTCTGTTCGTTGCCGCTGGCAGCCCAACTTTTCTCCGCCTGCGGGCCGGGTGCGCCGCTGGCGGTCGGTTATGTCGAGGGCGACTATGCGCTGCTCGCGCCGATCGAAGTGGCCGAGGTCAAGACCGTCTCGGTCAAGCGCGGCGACCGCGTCGGCCCCGGCCAGCCGGTGGCGACACTGGAAAGCGCCGATGCCCAGATCGCGGTGGCGCAGGCCAAGGCGGCACTCGCCCAGGCCGAGGCCCAGCTCGCCGATCTCCAGGTCGGCAAGCGGCCGGAAGAGATCGCGGTGCTGGAGGCGTCGTTGCGCTCGGCCAAGGCGCAGGCGGCGGACGCCGCACGCACGCTGGCGCGCACGCAGGACCTCTTGAAGCGCGGCGTCGCCACCCAGGCGCAATATGACGATGCCGCCACCCAGGCCGAGGTGGCGGACGCCGCCATCGGCCAGGCCACGGCCAACCTTGCGGTCGGCCGCCTGCCGGCGCGGCCGGAAACGATCAAGGCCGCGGAAAACCAGGTCAAGCAGGCGCAGACCGGGCTGGAGCAGGCCGAGTGGCGGCTGTCCAAGCGCACCTTGCAGGCGCCCGCCGCCGGCCGCGTCAACGACATCATCCGCTATCCCGGCGATACGGCGGGCCCGAGCTCGCCGGTGCTTTCGGTGCTGCCGGACGGTGCGGTGAAGCTCACCGTCTATGTTGCGGAGCCGCGTCTCTCCTCGGTCAAGGTCGGCGGCGAGCTTACCGTGCGCTGCGACGGCTGCCCGAGCGGATTGAAGGCGCGCGTCAGCTATGTCTCGCCCGATCCGGAATTCACGCCACCGGTCATCTACTCGCTCGAGAACCGCCAGAAGCTGGTCTACCTGGTCGAAGCCAAGCCGCTCGGCAACGCCGGCCCGCTGCAGCCGGGGCAGATCGTGGATGTGGATTTGGCGAGTAGCGAGTAG
- a CDS encoding DUF6622 family protein encodes MPSQSTTPGLLDIVTHTPLWVWPLIAYALYAGWARTRDRIVSPARLLALPVILVLLDVFELVRHGLSAFGAAGLAFGIAAGTLAGLAVARHTPTWALPDGRLAVKGHWLPFAIVVAIVVVSYARGVALGVAPALAADTRFVIANAMLAGLLPALMLARTLGSLPRGYLRMA; translated from the coding sequence ATGCCATCGCAGTCCACCACCCCCGGTCTTCTCGACATCGTCACCCACACGCCGCTCTGGGTGTGGCCGCTGATCGCCTATGCGCTCTATGCCGGCTGGGCCCGTACGCGGGACCGCATCGTCTCCCCGGCACGCCTGCTGGCCTTGCCGGTAATCCTGGTCCTGCTCGATGTCTTTGAACTGGTGCGCCACGGCCTTTCCGCGTTCGGCGCCGCCGGTCTCGCCTTCGGCATCGCCGCCGGCACGCTGGCCGGTCTGGCAGTGGCGCGCCACACGCCGACCTGGGCCCTGCCTGACGGCCGGTTGGCGGTGAAGGGACATTGGCTGCCCTTCGCCATCGTCGTCGCCATTGTCGTGGTCAGCTATGCGCGCGGTGTCGCGCTGGGCGTCGCCCCCGCGCTCGCCGCCGATACCCGCTTCGTTATTGCCAACGCCATGCTGGCCGGCTTGCTGCCGGCGCTGATGCTGGCCCGCACGCTTGGCTCCCTGCCGCGCGGGTATTTGAGGATGGCGTGA
- a CDS encoding SulP family inorganic anion transporter, producing MEQVQRRQAHRAAPTFSELFTPKLVTVLREGYGLPQLRADALAGLTVAIVALPLSMAIAIASGVTPERGLFTAIVGGFIVSALGGSRFQIGGPAGAFIVLVASTADRQGVDGLLLATMMAGVFLLAIGYLRLGTYIKYIPYPVTVGFTAGIAVIIFSGQIVELLGLKLPGKEPGPFVPKLMALWQAGGTLNPSAAGIALLSIVTVVALKKWRPHWPGMLVAVALASLVVALLALPADTIGSRYGGIPRSLPLPALPPMSLDKAIAVLPDAIAFALLGAIESLLSAVVADGMTGRRHRSNCELVAQGFANIGSALFGGICATGTIARTATNVRAGAHGPVSGMLHSAFLLVFMLVAAPLASYIPLAALAGVLAVVCWNMVEKQAIAALLRSSPADAVVLGATFLIVVFRDLTEGIVVGFALGAVLFIDRMAKAVAIAESEQPLVADDVADATNGDRRAYDASEASDPDTVVYHISGAFFFGAASTVAAVLDRIADQRKNFILDCSRVPLFDSTAANVIESTAHKAKKAGVRFIIAGASPQTRRMLITHGVKRPLVTFAASVKDAKAQLRMG from the coding sequence ATGGAACAGGTCCAGCGCCGGCAGGCCCACAGAGCAGCGCCGACATTTTCCGAACTGTTCACGCCCAAGCTGGTGACGGTGCTGCGCGAAGGCTACGGCCTGCCGCAGCTGCGCGCCGACGCATTGGCCGGCCTCACCGTCGCCATCGTGGCGCTGCCGCTGTCCATGGCGATTGCGATTGCCTCCGGCGTGACGCCGGAGCGCGGCCTGTTCACGGCGATCGTCGGCGGTTTCATCGTCTCCGCGCTCGGCGGCAGCCGCTTCCAGATCGGCGGGCCGGCCGGCGCCTTTATCGTTCTGGTGGCTTCCACCGCCGACCGGCAGGGCGTGGACGGGCTTTTGCTGGCCACCATGATGGCCGGCGTGTTCCTGCTCGCCATCGGATACTTAAGGCTCGGCACCTACATCAAATACATCCCCTACCCCGTCACGGTCGGCTTCACCGCCGGCATCGCCGTCATCATCTTTTCCGGCCAGATCGTCGAGTTGCTCGGCCTCAAACTGCCCGGTAAGGAGCCTGGCCCCTTCGTTCCGAAGCTGATGGCATTGTGGCAGGCAGGCGGCACGCTGAACCCGTCCGCCGCCGGCATCGCGCTTCTTTCCATCGTCACCGTGGTGGCGTTGAAGAAATGGCGGCCGCACTGGCCGGGCATGCTGGTGGCGGTGGCGCTCGCCTCGCTGGTCGTGGCGCTGCTGGCGCTGCCGGCCGACACGATCGGCTCGCGTTACGGCGGCATTCCGCGCAGCCTGCCGCTGCCGGCGCTGCCGCCGATGAGCCTCGACAAGGCCATCGCCGTCTTGCCGGACGCGATTGCCTTCGCGCTGCTCGGCGCCATCGAATCCCTGCTCTCGGCGGTGGTCGCCGACGGCATGACCGGGCGCCGTCATCGCTCCAATTGCGAACTGGTGGCGCAGGGTTTCGCCAATATCGGCTCGGCGCTGTTCGGCGGCATCTGCGCCACCGGCACCATTGCCCGCACCGCCACCAATGTGCGGGCCGGCGCGCATGGGCCGGTCTCCGGCATGCTGCATTCGGCCTTCCTGCTCGTCTTCATGCTGGTGGCCGCGCCGCTCGCCAGCTACATCCCGCTGGCCGCCCTTGCCGGCGTGCTGGCCGTGGTGTGCTGGAACATGGTGGAGAAGCAGGCCATCGCCGCGCTGCTGCGCTCCTCGCCGGCCGACGCCGTGGTGCTCGGCGCCACTTTCCTGATCGTCGTCTTCCGCGATCTCACCGAAGGCATCGTCGTCGGTTTTGCACTCGGCGCGGTGTTGTTCATCGACCGCATGGCGAAAGCGGTGGCGATCGCCGAAAGCGAGCAGCCGCTGGTGGCCGACGATGTCGCCGACGCCACCAATGGCGACCGCCGCGCCTATGACGCCAGCGAGGCCAGCGATCCCGACACGGTCGTCTACCACATCTCCGGCGCCTTCTTCTTCGGCGCGGCCTCGACCGTTGCCGCCGTGCTCGACCGCATCGCCGACCAGCGCAAGAACTTCATCCTCGACTGTTCCCGCGTGCCGCTGTTCGATTCCACCGCAGCCAATGTCATCGAAAGCACCGCGCACAAGGCCAAGAAAGCCGGCGTGCGCTTCATCATCGCCGGTGCCTCGCCGCAAACCAGGCGCATGCTGATCACCCACGGCGTCAAGCGCCCGCTGGTGACCTTTGCCGCGTCAGTGAAGGACGCAAAGGCACAGCTAAGGATGGGGTGA
- the sigJ gene encoding RNA polymerase sigma factor SigJ, whose product MVEEQDRLAAYLGERPRLIRLAYRYLGSASEAEDIVQDAWLRFSATAEAEHPARLLSRIVTNLCLDRLRSAQARRETYVGPWLPEPIVEKAGAVEPDANDAALDISFSVMRALERLSPLERAALFLHDLYDVPFEEIAETLKRTPAACRQMASRARKMLRQDQNRFPATGEDVARFVAAFERAALGGDVEPLKALLASDVEYVADGGGKVLAAINVLSGSDVVVKFMLGVVRKNPDPARTVVAPAIINGAPGLVVSIAGQIEQTVGFAVNADGAISAIYTVRNPEKLVDVVASFPSPLVGEGG is encoded by the coding sequence ATGGTTGAAGAACAGGACCGGCTGGCCGCCTATCTTGGCGAACGCCCCCGGCTGATCCGGCTCGCCTATCGTTATCTCGGTTCCGCCAGCGAGGCGGAGGACATCGTGCAGGATGCCTGGTTGCGGTTTTCAGCGACTGCGGAAGCCGAGCACCCGGCAAGGCTGTTGTCGCGCATCGTCACCAATCTTTGCCTCGACCGTTTGCGTTCGGCGCAGGCGCGGCGCGAAACCTATGTCGGGCCATGGCTGCCGGAGCCGATCGTGGAAAAGGCCGGCGCGGTCGAACCGGACGCCAACGACGCCGCACTCGACATTTCCTTTTCGGTGATGCGGGCGCTGGAACGGCTGTCGCCGCTGGAGCGGGCGGCATTGTTCCTGCACGACCTCTACGACGTGCCGTTCGAGGAGATCGCCGAAACGCTGAAGCGCACGCCGGCGGCCTGCCGGCAGATGGCCTCGCGCGCCCGCAAGATGCTCAGGCAAGACCAGAACCGTTTCCCGGCCACCGGCGAGGACGTGGCGCGTTTCGTGGCGGCATTCGAGCGGGCCGCCCTCGGCGGCGATGTCGAGCCGCTGAAGGCGCTGCTGGCCAGCGACGTCGAATATGTCGCCGATGGCGGCGGCAAGGTGCTTGCGGCGATCAACGTGCTTTCCGGCAGCGATGTCGTCGTGAAATTCATGCTCGGCGTGGTGCGCAAGAACCCCGACCCGGCGCGTACCGTGGTGGCGCCCGCCATCATCAACGGTGCACCGGGGCTGGTCGTCTCGATCGCCGGCCAGATCGAGCAGACCGTGGGTTTCGCGGTCAACGCCGACGGCGCCATTTCGGCCATCTATACGGTGCGCAATCCTGAGAAGCTGGTGGATGTGGTAGCATCCTTTCCTTCTCCCCTTGTGGGAGAAGGTGGCTGA